In Rhodococcus rhodochrous, a single genomic region encodes these proteins:
- a CDS encoding ABC transporter ATP-binding protein, protein MTTKTDPVLSLRNFSVSFRSSEGTVPAVADVDLDLYPGELLALVGESGSGKSALTMGMIGLNRGPGTTVGGRATFGDTDLVTATENDLRSIRGSEIAVVFQDSLSALNPIQKVGVQIVEMLRLHSRTGRREAQARAVELLDAVGIVDPEGAYRSYPHEFSGGMRQRVMIAMALANDPRVLVADEPTTALDVTIQQQVLRLIKRLQRETGSSVILVTHDLGVVAEVADRVAVMYAGRIVEIGTVDEVVGNPRHPYTRGLLESRTPVHGPRLDRLPAIGGDPIRGAERPDGCAFAPRCSLATPDCDHGIPPLLPADSSPGHLDACLTNRVKVPAHV, encoded by the coding sequence GTGACGACCAAGACGGATCCTGTCCTGTCCCTGCGCAACTTCTCGGTGTCCTTCCGCTCCTCGGAGGGCACGGTGCCGGCGGTCGCCGACGTCGACCTCGACCTGTATCCCGGTGAGCTGCTCGCCCTCGTCGGCGAATCCGGCTCGGGCAAGTCCGCTCTCACGATGGGCATGATCGGCCTCAACCGTGGTCCGGGCACCACCGTGGGTGGACGGGCGACCTTCGGCGACACCGACCTCGTCACCGCCACCGAGAATGACCTGCGTTCCATCCGCGGCTCCGAGATCGCGGTGGTCTTCCAGGACTCGCTGTCGGCGCTGAACCCCATCCAGAAGGTCGGTGTCCAGATCGTCGAGATGCTCCGGCTGCACAGCAGAACGGGACGCCGGGAGGCGCAGGCCCGCGCCGTGGAACTGCTCGACGCCGTCGGCATCGTGGACCCCGAGGGCGCCTACCGGTCCTATCCCCACGAGTTCTCCGGTGGCATGCGCCAGCGTGTGATGATCGCGATGGCCCTCGCCAACGATCCCCGCGTCCTGGTCGCCGACGAACCCACCACCGCCCTGGACGTGACGATCCAGCAGCAGGTCCTGCGGTTGATCAAGCGCCTGCAACGCGAAACCGGATCGTCGGTCATCCTCGTCACCCACGATCTCGGGGTGGTCGCCGAGGTCGCCGACCGCGTCGCCGTCATGTACGCCGGGCGGATCGTCGAGATCGGCACCGTCGACGAGGTGGTCGGCAACCCCCGCCACCCCTACACCCGCGGACTGCTCGAATCCCGCACCCCCGTACACGGACCGCGTCTCGATCGGTTGCCGGCCATCGGCGGCGACCCGATCCGCGGAGCCGAACGCCCCGACGGATGCGCCTTCGCGCCGCGGTGCAGCCTGGCGACTCCGGACTGCGACCACGGGATCCCGCCCCTGCTGCCCGCCGACTCGTCCCCGGGGCACCTCGATGCGTGCCTGACGAACCGAGTGAAGGTACCTGCCCATGTTTGA
- a CDS encoding ABC transporter permease encodes MTVTRPVPTGLTAPPALPAEKATCPSRRDRSGVGIAVLKRIALVPPMLLAITTFVFLAMRLIPGSPASSLATNGTQGLTTAEIEANTALINEQLGLDRPLWQQYVDFLRSFVTFDLGSSYYGGNDVANLLWTALPATLELAVAAMFLAVLIGVTGGIVAALTKDTWIDTGIRALSTLTFALPWFALGVASIYLFGVVLGWLPVLGRMPSSLDYTPTTNFVLLDAILQNRPDLVMPWTKHLVLPATTLAISMAGFFTRMARTAVLDVRGEDFIRTARMKGASESRIVFRHLLPNASLPIVTALGIQFGSLIGGAVITESVFSYPGIGNLLVSSVIQRDYLVVQGAVLAIATVFILVNLVVDLIQIAIDPRLRKGMS; translated from the coding sequence ATGACAGTGACCCGACCGGTGCCCACCGGACTCACCGCCCCGCCCGCGCTCCCGGCCGAGAAGGCCACCTGCCCGTCCCGCCGGGACCGCAGCGGGGTGGGGATCGCCGTGCTCAAGCGCATCGCGCTGGTGCCACCGATGCTGCTGGCGATCACGACCTTCGTGTTCCTCGCGATGCGCCTGATACCGGGTTCGCCGGCATCCTCGCTCGCCACCAACGGAACCCAGGGCCTGACCACCGCCGAGATCGAGGCCAATACCGCGCTGATCAACGAACAGCTCGGTCTGGACCGGCCGCTGTGGCAGCAGTACGTCGACTTCCTGCGCTCGTTCGTCACCTTCGACCTCGGCTCGTCGTACTACGGCGGCAACGACGTCGCGAACCTGCTGTGGACCGCGCTGCCCGCGACCCTCGAACTGGCCGTGGCCGCGATGTTCCTCGCGGTCCTCATCGGGGTGACGGGAGGCATCGTCGCCGCCCTGACGAAGGACACCTGGATCGACACCGGCATCCGCGCACTGTCCACCCTCACCTTCGCGCTGCCGTGGTTCGCGCTCGGCGTCGCGTCGATCTACCTGTTCGGTGTCGTGCTGGGATGGCTACCGGTGCTCGGCCGCATGCCGTCCTCCCTCGACTACACGCCGACCACCAATTTCGTCCTGCTCGACGCGATTCTGCAGAACCGTCCCGATCTCGTGATGCCCTGGACGAAGCATCTCGTCCTGCCCGCGACGACGCTGGCGATCTCCATGGCCGGCTTCTTCACCCGCATGGCCCGGACCGCGGTGCTCGACGTCCGCGGCGAGGACTTCATCCGCACCGCCCGGATGAAGGGCGCCTCCGAGTCCCGCATCGTCTTCCGGCACCTGCTGCCCAACGCGTCGTTGCCGATCGTCACCGCTCTCGGAATCCAGTTCGGATCGCTCATCGGCGGCGCCGTCATCACCGAATCGGTGTTCTCGTATCCCGGCATCGGAAACCTGCTGGTGTCGTCGGTGATCCAGCGGGACTACCTCGTCGTCCAGGGTGCGGTCCTCGCGATCGCGACGGTGTTCATCCTCGTCAACCTCGTCGTGGATCTGATCCAGATCGCGATCGATCCCCGCCTGCGGAAGGGAATGTCGTGA
- a CDS encoding ABC transporter permease: MSSSAPSRKRTGRKRSDRRIARRPVAVIAWGTAIFFVLLAILGPMLLGTDPLRQDASPLLPVGSPGHLLGTDDLGRDQLARLVYGARPLVEVSILAAALSCVIGVVLGFVAGYRGGRLDQLLMRFTDLGMAMPSIVLIIIAVAIAGPGAGTLVVGVGIALAPAFARLTRTLALREASKDYILAARVGGSRLPRTLFREILPNIAGPILVQFVTTLSIAAGFAAGMSYLGLGIQPPTPDWGYMVQAGQEFIYSAPQLVLLPALLTVLFVAACSFVGDDLRDAIDVKDMR, from the coding sequence GTGTCTAGCTCCGCCCCATCGAGGAAGCGCACGGGGCGGAAGCGATCCGATCGCCGGATCGCCCGCCGTCCCGTCGCGGTGATCGCCTGGGGCACAGCGATCTTCTTCGTGCTCCTGGCGATCCTCGGGCCGATGCTCCTCGGCACCGATCCGCTCCGTCAGGACGCGTCTCCGCTGCTGCCCGTCGGATCGCCCGGACACCTGCTCGGCACCGACGATCTCGGCCGCGACCAGCTCGCCCGCCTCGTGTACGGGGCGCGGCCACTCGTCGAGGTGTCCATCCTGGCCGCGGCCCTGAGCTGCGTCATCGGTGTCGTGCTCGGCTTCGTCGCGGGATACCGCGGCGGCCGCCTCGACCAGCTGCTCATGCGGTTCACCGATCTGGGCATGGCCATGCCGTCGATCGTGCTGATCATCATCGCCGTCGCGATCGCCGGTCCCGGCGCCGGCACCCTCGTCGTCGGCGTGGGCATCGCCCTGGCGCCCGCCTTCGCGCGCCTGACCCGCACGCTCGCGCTGCGGGAGGCCTCGAAGGACTACATCCTCGCCGCCCGCGTGGGCGGATCGCGCCTGCCCCGCACACTCTTCCGTGAGATCCTGCCGAACATCGCCGGCCCGATCCTCGTCCAGTTCGTCACGACGCTGTCGATCGCCGCCGGATTCGCCGCCGGAATGTCGTATCTGGGACTGGGAATCCAGCCCCCCACACCCGACTGGGGCTACATGGTCCAGGCCGGACAGGAGTTCATCTACTCCGCCCCGCAACTGGTTCTGCTGCCGGCGCTGCTGACGGTGCTGTTCGTGGCCGCCTGCAGCTTCGTCGGCGACGACCTGCGCGATGCCATCGACGTCAAGGACATGCGATGA
- a CDS encoding ABC transporter substrate-binding protein, protein MVDSTKRTAETPSFSRRSLLRGVGVLGLGLGVTTLAAACGTAQPNGDGSGSGSGGSGGTLTIGIDGTSAIHDPAFYTTLGDWMVVDCVCRGLTFIDFETNEPQPDLAESWTVSEDGRTYTFTLRQGVTFHDGSTLTANDVVRSLSRQFDKNDPTLPTGSSRPLKSIGNNFESIRAVDDSTVELVLQTPDGTVLSKLSDIGGRIMPAAAIEQYGQDIGKNLIGTGPYKLVSSTSGQNVVLEAFDDYYEGAPATRRLVLQQIQDPSTIISSLISGDISATALTPHSSLGQLRGNDKVIVYEPAPSFDAFVIMDVRQPALAELEVRKAINLAIDRKAILEQVFFGVGALPEGYLLPPSVEGYDTSLAGIGTSDPAEARRLLESVGATGRRLTLLAASDAWHPRAAQIVEQNLKDIGLEITVETIDPATFSSRVFDPTSSGHELMIWERNSYVPDPDNLAGEMTISTGVYAGVVGGYNTLPRYAETFDPMVKEARAVTSPAERKEIYTTLQKKFADEIMGVAMLACASNPVVTGVGVSDLNLAALANHRCFAETARV, encoded by the coding sequence ATGGTGGATTCGACGAAACGGACTGCGGAGACCCCGTCCTTCTCTCGGCGTTCGCTCCTGCGTGGTGTGGGCGTGCTCGGACTCGGCCTCGGTGTCACGACCCTCGCGGCCGCGTGCGGCACCGCCCAGCCGAACGGTGACGGCTCCGGGTCGGGCTCGGGCGGTTCGGGTGGAACCCTGACCATCGGCATCGACGGCACCAGCGCCATCCACGATCCCGCCTTCTACACCACCCTCGGGGACTGGATGGTCGTCGACTGCGTCTGCCGCGGCCTGACCTTCATCGACTTCGAGACCAACGAGCCGCAGCCCGATCTCGCCGAGTCCTGGACCGTCAGCGAGGACGGCCGCACCTACACCTTCACCCTGCGGCAGGGCGTCACCTTCCACGACGGCAGCACGCTCACCGCGAACGACGTCGTACGCTCGCTCAGCCGCCAGTTCGACAAGAACGACCCCACCCTGCCCACCGGCTCGTCACGGCCGCTCAAGTCCATCGGCAACAACTTCGAGTCCATCCGGGCCGTCGACGACTCCACCGTCGAGCTCGTCCTGCAGACCCCGGACGGCACCGTGCTGTCCAAGCTGTCCGACATCGGCGGCCGCATCATGCCCGCCGCCGCCATCGAGCAGTACGGCCAGGACATCGGCAAGAACCTCATCGGCACGGGACCCTACAAGCTCGTGTCCTCCACCTCGGGTCAGAACGTCGTGCTCGAGGCGTTCGACGACTACTACGAGGGCGCCCCCGCCACCCGCCGTCTCGTGCTGCAGCAGATCCAGGACCCCTCGACGATCATCTCCTCGCTGATCTCCGGCGACATCTCGGCGACCGCGCTGACCCCGCACTCGTCGCTCGGCCAGCTGCGCGGCAACGACAAGGTCATCGTCTACGAACCCGCACCGTCCTTCGACGCCTTCGTCATCATGGACGTGCGGCAGCCGGCGCTCGCCGAGCTCGAGGTGCGCAAGGCCATCAACCTCGCCATCGACCGCAAGGCCATCCTCGAACAGGTCTTCTTCGGCGTCGGTGCGCTGCCGGAGGGCTACCTGCTCCCGCCGTCCGTGGAGGGCTACGACACCTCTCTCGCCGGCATCGGCACGAGCGACCCGGCCGAAGCGCGCCGTCTGCTCGAATCCGTCGGCGCGACCGGCCGCCGCCTCACCCTGCTCGCCGCCTCCGATGCATGGCACCCCCGCGCCGCCCAGATCGTCGAGCAGAACCTGAAGGACATCGGCCTCGAGATCACCGTCGAGACCATCGACCCGGCGACCTTCTCGTCCCGCGTGTTCGACCCCACCTCGTCCGGCCACGAACTGATGATCTGGGAGCGCAACTCCTACGTCCCCGATCCCGACAACCTCGCCGGCGAGATGACCATCTCCACCGGTGTCTACGCCGGTGTGGTCGGCGGCTACAACACGCTGCCCCGCTACGCGGAGACGTTCGATCCGATGGTCAAGGAGGCCCGCGCCGTCACGAGCCCCGCGGAGCGCAAGGAGATCTACACGACGCTGCAGAAGAAGTTCGCCGACGAGATCATGGGCGTCGCGATGCTCGCGTGCGCGAGCAACCCCGTCGTCACCGGAGTCGGGGTGAGCGACCTCAACCTCGCGGCGCTCGCCAACCACCGCTGCTTCGCGGAGACCGCTCGTGTCTAG
- the groL gene encoding chaperonin GroEL (60 kDa chaperone family; promotes refolding of misfolded polypeptides especially under stressful conditions; forms two stacked rings of heptamers to form a barrel-shaped 14mer; ends can be capped by GroES; misfolded proteins enter the barrel where they are refolded when GroES binds), giving the protein MAKIIAFDEEARRGLERGLNSLADAVKVTLGPKGRNVVLEKKWGAPTITNDGVSIAKEIELEDPYEKIGAELVKEVAKKTDDVAGDGTTTATVLAQALVREGLRNVAAGANPLGLKRGIEKAVEAVTAKLLDTAKEVETKEQIAATAGISAGDPAIGELIAEAIDKVGKEGVITVEESNTFGLQLELTEGMRFDKGYISLYFATDAERQEAVLEDPYILLVSSKISTVKDLLPLLEKVIQSGKPLLIIAEDVEGEALSTLVLNKIRGTFKSVAVKAPGFGDRRKAQLADIAILTGGEVVSEEVGLSLETAGIELLGQARKVVVTKDETTIVEGAGDPDAIAGRVNQIRAEIEASDSDYDREKLQERLAKLAGGVAVIKAGAATEVELKERKHRIEDAVRNAKAAVEEGIVAGGGVALLQAAPVLDDLKLEGDEATGANIVKVALEAPLKQIAFNAGLEPGVVAEKVRNLEAGHGLNAATGDYEDLLEAGINDPVKVTRSALQNAASIAALFLTTEAVVADKPEKAAAPAGDPTGGMGGMDF; this is encoded by the coding sequence ATGGCCAAGATCATCGCGTTCGACGAAGAGGCCCGTCGCGGCCTCGAGCGGGGCCTCAACAGCCTCGCCGACGCAGTCAAGGTGACGTTGGGCCCCAAGGGTCGCAACGTCGTTCTCGAGAAGAAGTGGGGCGCCCCCACGATCACCAACGATGGTGTCTCCATCGCCAAGGAGATCGAGCTCGAGGATCCGTACGAGAAGATCGGCGCCGAGCTGGTCAAGGAAGTTGCCAAGAAGACCGACGACGTCGCGGGTGACGGCACCACCACCGCTACCGTGCTCGCCCAGGCTCTCGTCCGCGAGGGTCTGCGCAACGTTGCTGCGGGCGCCAACCCCCTCGGCCTGAAGCGCGGCATCGAGAAGGCCGTCGAGGCCGTCACCGCCAAGCTGCTCGACACCGCCAAGGAGGTCGAGACCAAGGAGCAGATCGCCGCCACCGCAGGCATCTCCGCCGGCGACCCCGCGATCGGTGAGCTCATCGCCGAGGCCATCGACAAGGTGGGCAAGGAAGGCGTCATCACCGTCGAGGAGTCCAACACCTTCGGTCTCCAGCTCGAGCTGACCGAGGGTATGCGCTTCGACAAGGGCTACATCTCCCTCTACTTCGCCACCGACGCAGAGCGTCAGGAGGCAGTGCTCGAGGATCCCTACATCCTGCTCGTCAGCTCCAAGATCTCCACGGTCAAGGACCTGCTGCCGCTGCTCGAGAAGGTCATCCAGTCGGGCAAGCCGCTGCTGATCATCGCCGAGGACGTCGAGGGTGAGGCCCTGTCCACCCTGGTCCTCAACAAGATCCGCGGCACCTTCAAGTCGGTCGCCGTCAAGGCTCCGGGCTTCGGCGACCGCCGCAAGGCCCAGCTCGCCGACATCGCCATCCTCACCGGTGGCGAGGTCGTCAGCGAAGAGGTCGGCCTCTCCCTCGAGACCGCCGGCATCGAGCTGCTCGGCCAGGCCCGCAAGGTCGTCGTCACCAAGGACGAGACCACCATCGTCGAGGGCGCGGGCGATCCCGACGCCATCGCCGGTCGCGTCAACCAGATCCGCGCCGAGATCGAGGCGTCGGATTCGGACTACGACCGCGAGAAGCTGCAGGAGCGCCTCGCGAAGCTGGCCGGCGGCGTCGCCGTCATCAAGGCCGGTGCCGCGACCGAGGTCGAGCTCAAGGAGCGCAAGCACCGCATCGAGGACGCCGTCCGCAACGCGAAGGCTGCCGTCGAAGAGGGCATCGTCGCCGGTGGTGGCGTGGCCCTGCTGCAGGCCGCTCCGGTTCTCGACGACCTCAAGCTCGAGGGCGACGAGGCCACGGGTGCCAACATCGTCAAGGTCGCCCTCGAGGCGCCGCTGAAGCAGATCGCCTTCAACGCCGGCCTCGAGCCCGGCGTCGTCGCCGAGAAGGTCCGCAACCTCGAGGCCGGCCACGGCCTCAACGCTGCGACCGGCGACTACGAGGACCTGCTCGAAGCGGGCATCAACGACCCGGTCAAGGTCACCCGCTCGGCGCTGCAGAACGCTGCGTCGATCGCGGCTCTGTTCCTGACGACCGAGGCCGTCGTCGCCGACAAGCCGGAGAAGGCCGCCGCTCCCGCGGGCGACCCGACCGGCGGCATGGGCGGCATGGACTTCTGA
- a CDS encoding DUF6764 family protein produces the protein MSIRSFRSVLTARRSLRAGVLVAIGVASAALFGGGTAAAAPVTCVSPPSANDILVSDTASCGATAEDAFARAYAADSGTAVSVAESAGAAEAHATGFGTALSAARDGGRSFAYALGGGLSHSWAQGPATTLSVAGYGSGATADTTGVTCVGAQSFAVNTATGQWCAVGVGSTPR, from the coding sequence TTGTCCATTCGTTCGTTCCGATCCGTTCTCACCGCGCGCCGTTCGCTCCGGGCCGGTGTACTCGTCGCCATCGGTGTGGCCTCGGCCGCGCTGTTCGGTGGGGGTACCGCCGCAGCGGCGCCGGTGACCTGTGTGTCACCTCCTTCTGCCAACGACATCCTGGTGTCCGATACCGCCAGCTGCGGCGCCACCGCAGAGGACGCCTTCGCTCGCGCGTACGCGGCCGACAGCGGCACCGCGGTGTCGGTTGCCGAGTCGGCCGGCGCCGCCGAAGCCCACGCGACGGGCTTCGGTACGGCGCTCAGTGCGGCCCGTGACGGCGGCCGTTCGTTCGCCTACGCGCTCGGCGGCGGACTGAGCCACTCCTGGGCTCAGGGTCCGGCGACGACCCTGTCGGTGGCCGGCTACGGGTCGGGTGCCACGGCCGACACCACCGGCGTCACGTGCGTCGGTGCCCAGTCGTTCGCGGTCAACACCGCGACGGGGCAGTGGTGCGCCGTGGGAGTCGGTTCGACGCCTCGCTGA
- a CDS encoding HAD-IIA family hydrolase, which yields MTRVDGVLFDIEGVLVTEWQPVPGAADVLARLRADGVRRAFLTNTTSRTCAEIAQRLTDLGMEVSPDEIVTAVSLTVDHVRQTYPGLRCWVLNEGDIAADLDGLVLDEDDPEVVILGGAGDAFTHRAMSRVAELMREDVPVVAMHRALAWQAADGLRIDTGVYLAGLEELTGRSVVAVGKPSLRGFLVASERMGVEPDRMVVVGDDIAGEVVPGQRLGMTGILVRTGKFRQSVLDLAVDRPDHVIDSVADLPGLLDSL from the coding sequence ATGACGCGTGTGGACGGGGTGTTGTTCGATATCGAGGGCGTGCTCGTCACCGAGTGGCAGCCCGTCCCGGGTGCGGCGGACGTCCTGGCACGACTGCGTGCCGACGGCGTCCGCCGCGCCTTCCTCACCAACACCACCTCCCGGACGTGCGCCGAGATCGCTCAGCGGCTCACCGATCTCGGGATGGAGGTGTCACCGGACGAGATCGTCACCGCGGTATCCCTCACCGTCGACCATGTCCGGCAGACCTATCCGGGCCTGCGTTGCTGGGTCCTCAACGAGGGCGACATCGCAGCGGATCTCGACGGTCTCGTGCTGGACGAGGACGACCCGGAAGTGGTGATCCTCGGCGGCGCGGGGGATGCCTTCACGCACCGGGCGATGAGCCGCGTCGCCGAGTTGATGCGCGAGGACGTCCCGGTGGTCGCGATGCACCGGGCGCTCGCCTGGCAGGCCGCCGACGGGTTGCGCATCGACACCGGGGTCTACCTGGCCGGACTCGAGGAGCTCACCGGCAGGTCGGTGGTGGCGGTGGGCAAGCCGTCGTTGCGCGGCTTCCTCGTCGCATCGGAGCGGATGGGTGTCGAACCGGATCGGATGGTGGTCGTCGGCGACGACATCGCGGGAGAGGTCGTCCCGGGGCAACGCCTCGGTATGACGGGAATCCTGGTGCGTACCGGCAAGTTTCGGCAATCCGTCCTGGACCTGGCGGTCGATCGTCCCGACCACGTCATCGACTCCGTCGCCGATCTCCCCGGGCTCCTCGACAGTCTGTGA
- the htpG gene encoding molecular chaperone HtpG, which yields MSTNVEQREFQAETRQLLDLMIHSIYSNKDTFLRELISNASDALDKLRLESFRNKDLDVDTSDLHIELEVDKDARTLTVRDNGIGMNRDEVVDLIGTLAKSGTGELRQKLREAKDAAASEELIGQFGIGFYSSFMVADKVTLVTRKAGEKTGTRWESSGESTYTIAEVDDAPQGTSVILHLKPEDAEDHLFDYTSQWKLEEIVKKYSDFIAWPIRMEVSRTTKSEDGADEVTFETKTLNSQKALWARSKDEVSEEEYKDFYKHIAHAWDEPLEIIPLKAEGTFEYQALLFIPEHAPFDLFARERRTGVQLYVKRVFIMDDCEDLVPEYLRFVKGVVDAQDLSLNVSREILQQDRQIRAIRRRLTKKVLATVKDMAAKEPEKYTKFWREFGRVVKEGLISDTDNRDTLLAISSFDSTASEEEQTTLAGYVERMKDGQDAIYYLTGESRQLLESSPHMEAFRDKGIEVLLLTDPVDEMWVTSVPEFEGKRFQSIAKGDVDLGTEDEKKAAEAEREEKEKEFGDLLSWMKETLDEQVKDVRLSSRLTSSPACIVGDTFSMSPALERMYKASGQPVPRVKRILELNPGHPLVSGLRTAREQRPDDTSLADVAELIHGMALIAEGGEVEDPARFTRLLAERLAGSV from the coding sequence ATGAGTACGAACGTCGAACAGCGTGAATTCCAGGCCGAGACGCGGCAGTTGCTGGATCTGATGATCCACTCGATCTACTCGAACAAGGACACCTTCCTGCGCGAGTTGATCTCCAACGCGTCGGACGCCCTGGACAAACTCCGGCTGGAGTCGTTCCGAAACAAGGATCTCGACGTCGACACCTCCGACCTGCACATCGAGCTCGAGGTGGACAAGGACGCGCGCACCCTGACCGTGCGCGACAACGGCATCGGCATGAACCGCGACGAGGTCGTCGACCTCATCGGTACCCTCGCGAAGTCCGGTACGGGCGAACTCCGCCAGAAGCTGCGCGAGGCCAAGGACGCCGCCGCATCCGAGGAGTTGATCGGCCAGTTCGGCATCGGCTTCTACTCGTCGTTCATGGTCGCCGACAAGGTCACGCTCGTCACCCGCAAGGCGGGGGAGAAGACCGGTACGCGCTGGGAGTCCAGCGGCGAATCCACCTACACGATCGCCGAGGTGGACGACGCGCCCCAGGGCACCTCGGTGATCCTGCACCTCAAGCCCGAGGACGCCGAGGACCACCTGTTCGACTACACCTCGCAGTGGAAGCTCGAGGAGATCGTCAAGAAGTACTCGGATTTCATCGCGTGGCCGATCCGCATGGAGGTCTCGCGCACCACGAAGTCGGAGGACGGCGCCGACGAGGTGACCTTCGAGACCAAGACCCTCAACTCGCAGAAGGCGTTGTGGGCGCGCTCGAAGGACGAGGTCTCCGAGGAGGAGTACAAGGACTTCTACAAGCACATCGCGCATGCCTGGGACGAGCCGCTCGAGATCATCCCACTCAAGGCCGAGGGCACCTTCGAATACCAGGCGCTGCTGTTCATCCCGGAGCACGCGCCGTTCGACCTGTTCGCCCGCGAACGGCGCACCGGCGTGCAGCTGTACGTCAAGCGCGTGTTCATCATGGACGACTGCGAGGACCTCGTCCCCGAGTACCTGCGTTTCGTCAAGGGTGTGGTCGACGCACAGGACCTGTCGCTCAACGTCTCTCGTGAGATCCTGCAGCAGGACCGGCAGATCCGGGCCATCCGGCGCCGCCTGACGAAGAAGGTCCTCGCGACCGTCAAGGACATGGCCGCGAAGGAACCCGAGAAGTACACGAAGTTCTGGCGCGAGTTCGGCCGGGTCGTCAAGGAAGGCCTGATCTCCGACACCGACAACCGCGACACGCTGCTGGCGATCTCGTCGTTCGACTCGACGGCGAGCGAGGAGGAGCAGACCACGCTCGCCGGTTACGTCGAGCGCATGAAGGACGGCCAGGACGCCATCTACTACCTGACCGGCGAGTCGCGGCAGCTGCTCGAGAGCTCCCCGCACATGGAGGCGTTCCGCGACAAGGGCATCGAGGTGCTGCTCCTGACCGACCCCGTCGACGAGATGTGGGTGACCTCCGTTCCGGAGTTCGAGGGCAAGCGCTTCCAGTCGATCGCCAAGGGCGATGTCGACCTCGGTACCGAGGACGAGAAGAAGGCCGCCGAAGCCGAACGCGAGGAGAAGGAGAAGGAGTTCGGCGACCTGCTGTCGTGGATGAAGGAGACCCTCGACGAGCAGGTCAAGGACGTGCGGCTCTCGTCGCGCCTGACGTCCTCCCCGGCGTGCATCGTCGGCGATACCTTCAGCATGTCGCCGGCGCTCGAGCGGATGTACAAGGCGTCGGGTCAGCCGGTGCCGCGGGTCAAGCGGATCCTCGAACTCAATCCCGGTCACCCGCTCGTGTCGGGTCTGCGCACGGCCCGGGAGCAGCGTCCGGACGACACCTCGCTCGCCGACGTCGCCGAGCTGATCCACGGCATGGCGTTGATCGCCGAGGGTGGCGAGGTGGAGGATCCGGCGCGGTTCACCCGTCTGCTCGCCGAACGCCTCGCCGGAAGCGTGTGA